A genome region from Prionailurus bengalensis isolate Pbe53 chromosome B4, Fcat_Pben_1.1_paternal_pri, whole genome shotgun sequence includes the following:
- the SKIDA1 gene encoding SKI/DACH domain-containing protein 1 isoform X1 has protein sequence MGDLKSGFEEVDGVRLGYLIIKGKQMFALSQVFTDLLKNIPRTTVHKRMDHLKVKKHHCDLEELRKLKAINSIAFHAAKCTLISREDVEALYTSCKTERVLKTKRRRVGRALATKAPPPERAAAAASPRPGFWKDKHQLWRGLSGSARPLPISAQSPRPGAAAARPAAHLPQIFSKYPGSHYPEIVRSPCKPPLNYETAPLQGNYVAFHSDPAYFRSLLCSKHPAAAAAAAAAAAAAAAAAAAYYQASAAGPQPKAAAAAAAGAGGPVSLTYRCKRKRGGAKDCLLAPHAGARRLLLLPRSYKAKAAAAAAAAAAAAAAGATCLERFHLVNSFCPPPHHHHHHHHHHHHHHHRAQQPQQNHHPPHHHRPQPHLGSFPESCSSDSESSSYSDHAANDSDFGSSLSSSSNSVSSEEEEEEGEEEEEEEEEEEEEEGGSGASDSSEVSSEEEDSSTESDSSSGSSQVSVQSIRFRRTSFGKPPSVQAQANFLYHLASAAAATKPAAFEDAGRLPDLKSSVKAESPEEWNLQSWAPKASPVYCPASLGSCFTEIRNDRVSEITFPHSEISSTVKRTDLTINCSAEGASSPSPKTNNAFPQQRILREARKCLQATPTTHCADNNTIAARFFDNDSSGAAANSEKDSKIPHCAEFATDLSSSQAASEVDGAAPAAATKAENPCTNAGDKTLPFLHNIKIKVEDSSANEEYEPDLITNKLKCECNDTEGEFYSVTESKEEDALLTTAKEEGFACPEKETLSLNPPAQSQGLSCTLGSPKPEDGEYKFGARVRKNYRTLVLGKRPVLQTPPVKPNLKSARSPRPTGKTETHEGTLDDFTVINRRKKVASNVASAVKRPFNFMANFPCPPSLIIGKDGDLWPAYSLNTTKDSQPPHKAHPIWKWQLGGSAIPLPPSHKFRKFNS, from the coding sequence ATGGGAGACCTGAAGTCAGGTTTTGAAGAGGTGGATGGCGTGAGGCTCGGCTACCTCATCATTAAAGGAAAGCAAATGTTTGCCCTCTCCCAAGTCTTCACGGATCTGCTGAAGAACATCCCGAGGACGACCGTGCACAAGCGCATGGATCATTTGAAAGTGAAAAAGCACCACTGCGATCTGGAGGAGTTGCGGAAACTCAAGGCAATCAACAGCATCGCATTCCACGCCGCCAAATGCACTCTCATCTCCCGGGAAGACGTGGAAGCACTCTACACCTCCTGCAAAACCGAGCGTGTCCTCAAGACCAAGCGCAGGAGGGTCGGCCGGGCCCTGGCCACAAAGGCGCCGCCGCCAgagcgcgccgccgccgccgccagcccCCGCCCGGGTTTTTGGAAGGACAAGCACCAACTTTGGCGGGGCCTGAGCGGATCCGCGCGGCCCCTGCCAATCAGCGCGCAGTCCCCGCGCCCgggcgccgccgccgcgcgccccGCCGCCCATCTACCTCAGATTTTTAGCAAATACCCGGGCTCGCACTACCCGGAAATCGTGCGCTCGCCTTGCAAACCCCCTCTAAACTATGAAACTGCCCCGCTCCAGGGAAACTACGTTGCTTTTCACTCGGACCCTGCTTATTTTCGGAGCCTGCTGTGCAGCAAGcacccggccgccgccgccgccgccgccgccgctgccgccgccgccgccgccgccgccgccgcctacTACCAGGCTTCGGCGGCCGGGCCCCAGCccaaggcggcggcggcggcggcggcgggcgcgggaGGCCCGGTGAGCCTGACCTACCGGTGCAAGCGCAAGCGCGGGGGCGCCAAGGACTGCCTGCTCGCGCCCCACGCCGGCGCCCGccgcctgctgctgctgcccaggTCCTACAAAGccaaggcggcggcggcggcggcggcagcggcggcggcggcggccgccggGGCCACTTGCCTGGAGAGGTTTCATCTGGTTAACAGCTTCTGCccgcctccccaccaccaccaccaccaccatcaccaccaccaccaccaccaccaccgggCCCAACAGCCGCAGCAGAATCACCACCCCCCTCATCACCACCGGCCGCAGCCCCATCTCGGCAGCTTTCCCGAGAGTTGTAGCAGCGACTCGGAGTCCAGCTCCTACTCGGACCATGCAGCCAACGACTCCGATTTTGGCTCCAGTTTGTCCAGTTCCAGCAACTCCGTGTCCtcggaggaagaggaggaggagggagaggaggaggaggaggaggaagaggaggaggaggaggaggaggggggcagtgGGGCCTCGGATTCCAGCGAAGTCAGCTCGGAGGAGGAGGACTCGTCCACGGAGTCGGACTCCAGCTCCGGCTCCAGCCAAGTGTCGGTGCAGAGCATCCGTTTCAGACGCACCAGCTTCGGCAAGCCTCCCAGCGTGCAGGCGCAGGCCAACTTCTTGTACCATCTGGCCTCCGCCGCCGCTGCAACCAAACCCGCTGCTTTCGAGGATGCCGGCAGACTTCCCGACCTCAAGAGTAGTGTCAAAGCCGAGTCGCCGGAGGAGTGGAATCTGCAGAGCTGGGCCCCCAAAGCGTCTCCGGTGTACTGCCCGGCCAGCCTGGGGAGTTGTTTCACAGAGATAAGGAACGATAGGGTATCTGAGATTACATTCCCACACTCTGAAATTTCCAGTACTGTAAAGAGAACTGACCTGACAATTAACTGCTCGGCGGAGGGGGCCTCTTCACCTAGCCCAAAGACAAACAATGCATTTCCACAACAAAGAATACTCCGAGAGGCTAGGAAATGCCTACAAGCAACTCCTACTACGCACTGTGCTGATAACAACACAATAGCTGCTAGGTTCTTCGATAATGATTCTTCAGGAGCAGCCGCAAATTCAGAAAAAGACTCCAAAATCCCTCATTGTGCTGAATTTGCTACGGATTTGTCCTCTTCCCAAGCCGCTTCTGAGGTGGATGGAGCAGCACCGGCAGCAGCCACGAAAGCTGAGAATCCGTGCACTAACGCGGGCGACAAGACCTTGCCATTTCTGCACAATATTAAAATCAAAGTAGAAGACAGTAGTGCTAATGAAGAATATGAACCTGACCTTATTACAAATAAGCTTAAGTGCGAGTGCAATGATACAGAGGGTGAGTTTTACAGTGTGACTGAAAGTAAAGAGGAGGACGCCTTGTTAACCACAGCCAAGGAAGAAGGTTTTGCATGCCCTGAAAAAGAAACGCTTTCCTTAAACCCACCGGCTCAGAGTCAGGGCCTCTCATGCACTTTAGGTTCTCCAAAACCCGAGGATGGGGAATATAAATTTGGTGCCAGGGTGAGAAAAAATTACCGGACACTAGTACTGGGAAAACGACCCGTACTTCAGACACCTCCAGTCAAACCAAATTTGAAATCAGCTAGAAGCCCTCGTCCTACAGGTAAAACCGAAACACATGAAGGAACACTGGATGATTTTACAGTTATAAACAGACGCAAAAAGGTAGCCAGCAATGTAGCATCAGCAGTGAAAAGGCCATTTAATTTCATGGCAAATTTTCCTTGTCCACCATCACTCATTATTGGGAAGGATGGGGATTTGTGGCCGGCGTATTCCTTAAACACCACTAAGGATTCCCAACCTCCTCACAAAGCCCATCCTATATGGAAATGGCAGCTGGGCGGTTCTGCAATACCTCTTCCACCGAGTcacaaattcaggaaatttaattCATAA
- the SKIDA1 gene encoding SKI/DACH domain-containing protein 1 isoform X3, translating into MGDLKSGFEEVDGVRLGYLIIKGKQMFALSQVFTDLLKNIPRTTVHKRMDHLKVKKHHCDLEELRKLKAINSIAFHAAKCTLISREDVEALYTSCKTERVLKTKRRRVGRALATKAPPPERAAAAASPRPGFWKDKHQLWRGLSGSARPLPISAQSPRPGAAAARPAAHLPQIFSKYPGSHYPEIVRSPCKPPLNYETAPLQGNYVAFHSDPAYFRSLLCSKHPAAGATCLERFHLVNSFCPPPHHHHHHHHHHHHHHHRAQQPQQNHHPPHHHRPQPHLGSFPESCSSDSESSSYSDHAANDSDFGSSLSSSSNSVSSEEEEEEGEEEEEEEEEEEEEEGGSGASDSSEVSSEEEDSSTESDSSSGSSQVSVQSIRFRRTSFGKPPSVQAQANFLYHLASAAAATKPAAFEDAGRLPDLKSSVKAESPEEWNLQSWAPKASPVYCPASLGSCFTEIRNDRVSEITFPHSEISSTVKRTDLTINCSAEGASSPSPKTNNAFPQQRILREARKCLQATPTTHCADNNTIAARFFDNDSSGAAANSEKDSKIPHCAEFATDLSSSQAASEVDGAAPAAATKAENPCTNAGDKTLPFLHNIKIKVEDSSANEEYEPDLITNKLKCECNDTEGEFYSVTESKEEDALLTTAKEEGFACPEKETLSLNPPAQSQGLSCTLGSPKPEDGEYKFGARVRKNYRTLVLGKRPVLQTPPVKPNLKSARSPRPTGKTETHEGTLDDFTVINRRKKVASNVASAVKRPFNFMANFPCPPSLIIGKDGDLWPAYSLNTTKDSQPPHKAHPIWKWQLGGSAIPLPPSHKFRKFNS; encoded by the exons ATGGGAGACCTGAAGTCAGGTTTTGAAGAGGTGGATGGCGTGAGGCTCGGCTACCTCATCATTAAAGGAAAGCAAATGTTTGCCCTCTCCCAAGTCTTCACGGATCTGCTGAAGAACATCCCGAGGACGACCGTGCACAAGCGCATGGATCATTTGAAAGTGAAAAAGCACCACTGCGATCTGGAGGAGTTGCGGAAACTCAAGGCAATCAACAGCATCGCATTCCACGCCGCCAAATGCACTCTCATCTCCCGGGAAGACGTGGAAGCACTCTACACCTCCTGCAAAACCGAGCGTGTCCTCAAGACCAAGCGCAGGAGGGTCGGCCGGGCCCTGGCCACAAAGGCGCCGCCGCCAgagcgcgccgccgccgccgccagcccCCGCCCGGGTTTTTGGAAGGACAAGCACCAACTTTGGCGGGGCCTGAGCGGATCCGCGCGGCCCCTGCCAATCAGCGCGCAGTCCCCGCGCCCgggcgccgccgccgcgcgccccGCCGCCCATCTACCTCAGATTTTTAGCAAATACCCGGGCTCGCACTACCCGGAAATCGTGCGCTCGCCTTGCAAACCCCCTCTAAACTATGAAACTGCCCCGCTCCAGGGAAACTACGTTGCTTTTCACTCGGACCCTGCTTATTTTCGGAGCCTGCTGTGCAGCAAGcacccggccgccg gGGCCACTTGCCTGGAGAGGTTTCATCTGGTTAACAGCTTCTGCccgcctccccaccaccaccaccaccaccatcaccaccaccaccaccaccaccaccgggCCCAACAGCCGCAGCAGAATCACCACCCCCCTCATCACCACCGGCCGCAGCCCCATCTCGGCAGCTTTCCCGAGAGTTGTAGCAGCGACTCGGAGTCCAGCTCCTACTCGGACCATGCAGCCAACGACTCCGATTTTGGCTCCAGTTTGTCCAGTTCCAGCAACTCCGTGTCCtcggaggaagaggaggaggagggagaggaggaggaggaggaggaagaggaggaggaggaggaggaggggggcagtgGGGCCTCGGATTCCAGCGAAGTCAGCTCGGAGGAGGAGGACTCGTCCACGGAGTCGGACTCCAGCTCCGGCTCCAGCCAAGTGTCGGTGCAGAGCATCCGTTTCAGACGCACCAGCTTCGGCAAGCCTCCCAGCGTGCAGGCGCAGGCCAACTTCTTGTACCATCTGGCCTCCGCCGCCGCTGCAACCAAACCCGCTGCTTTCGAGGATGCCGGCAGACTTCCCGACCTCAAGAGTAGTGTCAAAGCCGAGTCGCCGGAGGAGTGGAATCTGCAGAGCTGGGCCCCCAAAGCGTCTCCGGTGTACTGCCCGGCCAGCCTGGGGAGTTGTTTCACAGAGATAAGGAACGATAGGGTATCTGAGATTACATTCCCACACTCTGAAATTTCCAGTACTGTAAAGAGAACTGACCTGACAATTAACTGCTCGGCGGAGGGGGCCTCTTCACCTAGCCCAAAGACAAACAATGCATTTCCACAACAAAGAATACTCCGAGAGGCTAGGAAATGCCTACAAGCAACTCCTACTACGCACTGTGCTGATAACAACACAATAGCTGCTAGGTTCTTCGATAATGATTCTTCAGGAGCAGCCGCAAATTCAGAAAAAGACTCCAAAATCCCTCATTGTGCTGAATTTGCTACGGATTTGTCCTCTTCCCAAGCCGCTTCTGAGGTGGATGGAGCAGCACCGGCAGCAGCCACGAAAGCTGAGAATCCGTGCACTAACGCGGGCGACAAGACCTTGCCATTTCTGCACAATATTAAAATCAAAGTAGAAGACAGTAGTGCTAATGAAGAATATGAACCTGACCTTATTACAAATAAGCTTAAGTGCGAGTGCAATGATACAGAGGGTGAGTTTTACAGTGTGACTGAAAGTAAAGAGGAGGACGCCTTGTTAACCACAGCCAAGGAAGAAGGTTTTGCATGCCCTGAAAAAGAAACGCTTTCCTTAAACCCACCGGCTCAGAGTCAGGGCCTCTCATGCACTTTAGGTTCTCCAAAACCCGAGGATGGGGAATATAAATTTGGTGCCAGGGTGAGAAAAAATTACCGGACACTAGTACTGGGAAAACGACCCGTACTTCAGACACCTCCAGTCAAACCAAATTTGAAATCAGCTAGAAGCCCTCGTCCTACAGGTAAAACCGAAACACATGAAGGAACACTGGATGATTTTACAGTTATAAACAGACGCAAAAAGGTAGCCAGCAATGTAGCATCAGCAGTGAAAAGGCCATTTAATTTCATGGCAAATTTTCCTTGTCCACCATCACTCATTATTGGGAAGGATGGGGATTTGTGGCCGGCGTATTCCTTAAACACCACTAAGGATTCCCAACCTCCTCACAAAGCCCATCCTATATGGAAATGGCAGCTGGGCGGTTCTGCAATACCTCTTCCACCGAGTcacaaattcaggaaatttaattCATAA
- the SKIDA1 gene encoding SKI/DACH domain-containing protein 1 isoform X2: MGDLKSGFEEVDGVRLGYLIIKGKQMFALSQVFTDLLKNIPRTTVHKRMDHLKVKKHHCDLEELRKLKAINSIAFHAAKCTLISREDVEALYTSCKTERVLKTKRRRVGRALATKAPPPERAAAAASPRPGFWKDKHQLWRGLSGSARPLPISAQSPRPGAAAARPAAHLPQIFSKYPGSHYPEIVRSPCKPPLNYETAPLQGNYVAFHSDPAYFRSLLCSKHPAAGATCLERFHLVNSFCPPPHHHHHHHHHHHHHHHRAQQPQQNHHPPHHHRPQPHLGSFPESCSSDSESSSYSDHAANDSDFGSSLSSSSNSVSSEEEEEEGEEEEEEEEEEEEEEGGSGASDSSEVSSEEEDSSTESDSSSGSSQVSVQSIRFRRTSFGKPPSVQAQANFLYHLASAAAATKPAAFEDAGRLPDLKSSVKAESPEEWNLQSWAPKASPVYCPASLGSCFTEIRNDRVSEITFPHSEISSTVKRTDLTINCSAEGASSPSPKTNNAFPQQRILREARKCLQATPTTHCADNNTIAARFFDNDSSGAAANSEKDSKIPHCAEFATDLSSSQAASEVDGAAPAAATKAENPCTNAGDKTLPFLHNIKIKVEDSSANEEYEPDLITNKLKCECNDTEGEFYSVTESKEEDALLTTAKEEGFACPEKETLSLNPPAQSQGLSCTLGSPKPEDGEYKFGARVRKNYRTLVLGKRPVLQTPPVKPNLKSARSPRPTGKTETHEGTLDDFTVINRRKKVASNVASAVKRPFNFMANFPCPPSLIIGKDGDLWPAYSLNTTKDSQPPHKAHPIWKWQLGGSAIPLPPSHKFRKFNS; the protein is encoded by the exons ATGGGAGACCTGAAGTCAGGTTTTGAAGAGGTGGATGGCGTGAGGCTCGGCTACCTCATCATTAAAGGAAAGCAAATGTTTGCCCTCTCCCAAGTCTTCACGGATCTGCTGAAGAACATCCCGAGGACGACCGTGCACAAGCGCATGGATCATTTGAAAGTGAAAAAGCACCACTGCGATCTGGAGGAGTTGCGGAAACTCAAGGCAATCAACAGCATCGCATTCCACGCCGCCAAATGCACTCTCATCTCCCGGGAAGACGTGGAAGCACTCTACACCTCCTGCAAAACCGAGCGTGTCCTCAAGACCAAGCGCAGGAGGGTCGGCCGGGCCCTGGCCACAAAGGCGCCGCCGCCAgagcgcgccgccgccgccgccagcccCCGCCCGGGTTTTTGGAAGGACAAGCACCAACTTTGGCGGGGCCTGAGCGGATCCGCGCGGCCCCTGCCAATCAGCGCGCAGTCCCCGCGCCCgggcgccgccgccgcgcgccccGCCGCCCATCTACCTCAGATTTTTAGCAAATACCCGGGCTCGCACTACCCGGAAATCGTGCGCTCGCCTTGCAAACCCCCTCTAAACTATGAAACTGCCCCGCTCCAGGGAAACTACGTTGCTTTTCACTCGGACCCTGCTTATTTTCGGAGCCTGCTGTGCAGCAAGcacc cggccgccggGGCCACTTGCCTGGAGAGGTTTCATCTGGTTAACAGCTTCTGCccgcctccccaccaccaccaccaccaccatcaccaccaccaccaccaccaccaccgggCCCAACAGCCGCAGCAGAATCACCACCCCCCTCATCACCACCGGCCGCAGCCCCATCTCGGCAGCTTTCCCGAGAGTTGTAGCAGCGACTCGGAGTCCAGCTCCTACTCGGACCATGCAGCCAACGACTCCGATTTTGGCTCCAGTTTGTCCAGTTCCAGCAACTCCGTGTCCtcggaggaagaggaggaggagggagaggaggaggaggaggaggaagaggaggaggaggaggaggaggggggcagtgGGGCCTCGGATTCCAGCGAAGTCAGCTCGGAGGAGGAGGACTCGTCCACGGAGTCGGACTCCAGCTCCGGCTCCAGCCAAGTGTCGGTGCAGAGCATCCGTTTCAGACGCACCAGCTTCGGCAAGCCTCCCAGCGTGCAGGCGCAGGCCAACTTCTTGTACCATCTGGCCTCCGCCGCCGCTGCAACCAAACCCGCTGCTTTCGAGGATGCCGGCAGACTTCCCGACCTCAAGAGTAGTGTCAAAGCCGAGTCGCCGGAGGAGTGGAATCTGCAGAGCTGGGCCCCCAAAGCGTCTCCGGTGTACTGCCCGGCCAGCCTGGGGAGTTGTTTCACAGAGATAAGGAACGATAGGGTATCTGAGATTACATTCCCACACTCTGAAATTTCCAGTACTGTAAAGAGAACTGACCTGACAATTAACTGCTCGGCGGAGGGGGCCTCTTCACCTAGCCCAAAGACAAACAATGCATTTCCACAACAAAGAATACTCCGAGAGGCTAGGAAATGCCTACAAGCAACTCCTACTACGCACTGTGCTGATAACAACACAATAGCTGCTAGGTTCTTCGATAATGATTCTTCAGGAGCAGCCGCAAATTCAGAAAAAGACTCCAAAATCCCTCATTGTGCTGAATTTGCTACGGATTTGTCCTCTTCCCAAGCCGCTTCTGAGGTGGATGGAGCAGCACCGGCAGCAGCCACGAAAGCTGAGAATCCGTGCACTAACGCGGGCGACAAGACCTTGCCATTTCTGCACAATATTAAAATCAAAGTAGAAGACAGTAGTGCTAATGAAGAATATGAACCTGACCTTATTACAAATAAGCTTAAGTGCGAGTGCAATGATACAGAGGGTGAGTTTTACAGTGTGACTGAAAGTAAAGAGGAGGACGCCTTGTTAACCACAGCCAAGGAAGAAGGTTTTGCATGCCCTGAAAAAGAAACGCTTTCCTTAAACCCACCGGCTCAGAGTCAGGGCCTCTCATGCACTTTAGGTTCTCCAAAACCCGAGGATGGGGAATATAAATTTGGTGCCAGGGTGAGAAAAAATTACCGGACACTAGTACTGGGAAAACGACCCGTACTTCAGACACCTCCAGTCAAACCAAATTTGAAATCAGCTAGAAGCCCTCGTCCTACAGGTAAAACCGAAACACATGAAGGAACACTGGATGATTTTACAGTTATAAACAGACGCAAAAAGGTAGCCAGCAATGTAGCATCAGCAGTGAAAAGGCCATTTAATTTCATGGCAAATTTTCCTTGTCCACCATCACTCATTATTGGGAAGGATGGGGATTTGTGGCCGGCGTATTCCTTAAACACCACTAAGGATTCCCAACCTCCTCACAAAGCCCATCCTATATGGAAATGGCAGCTGGGCGGTTCTGCAATACCTCTTCCACCGAGTcacaaattcaggaaatttaattCATAA